Within Acidobacteriota bacterium, the genomic segment TGCTCTTGCGCGAAGCGGGTGACTTGAATGTCAGCAGCCCGGCGGAAGCCAGCAGCTCATTGACTCGGACTTCAAACAGCTCCGAACAGAAGCCGTGGTCCGAGACCACCAGCACTCTGGTCTCGGCGGGAAGCTGCTCGATCAATCTCCCAACTGCAAGGTCGAGCCGTTGATATGTCTCGTGAATGAACTCTCGAAACTCGGGCGGTGTTTTTGGGTCGTGGCGTGGATGCGCCGGGTCCATATCGGCCCAGTAGTCGTGCTGCGCTCGATCGAGCACCGAGAAGACCACCATCAGAAAATCCCACTCGCCTCGCTGCATCAAAAATCTGAGAGCGCGTTCGCGGACTTCGGTCGCTCGCCGAAACTCATTCGCGCGTGCATGCTTGTCGGGGATTCTCTCAGGCTCGATAACGTAATTTGGAAACTCCGCGAGCAATTCGCTCTTGAGCGAAGCCGGATGCGTAAACTCTGACCCGCGGCCCGGCGTTAGCATTCCGGTCACCATCAAGCCGTTGATCGGCTCGGGCGGATAGGTCGTCGGGACATTGAGCACAATCGAGCGTCCGCCGTGTTCAGTCAAGATATCCCACACCGGTCTCGTCATTATGTCGCGCCCGCTCATAGCGCGTACCGTGTACTTCGAAGGGTTCTTGATGAACGGCGAGAAGACTCCGTGCATGCCTTCGCTGGTGCCGGTTGTGCAGCTAGCCCAGCCGGGAAAACTATTTGGCAGGATGGTGGAGCGAAGCGGCGCACTCACGCCCTCGCGCATCAGCCGCGCAAGAACCGGCAAACGGCCCGCGCTCGCAAGCGGATTGATTATGTCGAACGTCGCGCCGTCCAGTCCTATGATTACCGTCTTCATTCTTGTTTCTTAGGTCTCAAGCTGAACGATCATTAGCAACCACAAAGGCACAAAGACACTAAGACAGGATTTCTTTGTGGCTTTGTGCCTTTGTGTTTAGGTTCCGTCGTCTACGCATAGCCAGGCGCTTCAAGTCGGCGGCGAACTTCTTCCTCATCCTCTTCGGTGTAGCTGCTCGGCGCGGACGCCACCAGGGACATGTTTTCAAGCTTCGCGATTATTCGAGCCGCGCTTTCCTCGGGCAATTCTCGATCCGTTTCAACGATTACTTCCGAAGCAAGCGGCGCTTCATAAGGATCGTCGACGCCGGTGAAATTCTTGATCTCACCGGCGAGCGCCTTCTTGTACAGGCCCTTCACGTCGCGCTTGGCCAACACGTCGATCGGACACTTCACGTACACTTCGACAAAGGCGCCGATATCGCGCCGCAGTTCGTCGCGCACTTCGCGATAAGGCGAGATCGCCGCCGCGATCGCGACGACGCCGTTGCGAGTCAGGAGATTGCACACAAAACCAATTCGTCGAATGTTTGTGTCGCGGTCTTCTTTAGAAAAGCCAAGCCCCTTTGAAAGATTAGTCCGGATGACATCGCCGTCGAGCACTTCTACCCTGTGGCCTCGAGCGTCCAATTCGCTTTCGACAAGCCGAGCAAGCGTGGTCTTACCCGCGCCCGAAAGCCCCGTAAACCATAATGTAAACCCCTTTTGTTCCATCTGCTCTCCCGTTTGATAGATAGTCCGTTCATTCTATTGCGAAAGGCGCTGATCGTGCAAAGGAGCGAATATACACGACCACTTCGACTTGCGAAAGAACGCGGCCGATTCGGTAGTGTCCTAATCTTGTGTTGATATTTGCAGGCGCCCTGGAGCACGACACCGATGACGGGCGACGGAATATTTGGACTGCGGCGGCCTTTGTGCGTTGCCGCCGCTTTTGGTTATCGCCCACGAAACGACACAAAGCGGTGGCAACGCAAAGACGCCACCGCAGTCCAAATACGCGGTCGCCCGATAGTGTCCTAGTCGACCAACACAAGATTAGGACACTACCGCCGATTCGAAGCGAGCAGACTGAAGTCCGCAACAGCAGGCCGAAGATCATCGACTAGCCAAGGCGCCGCCGGGCAGGGTCTGAGAAGGTACCTGCCTGAGAGCGGCGCAGTCCAAAGCGGTATGAATGTTCGCCTTGACATGACTCCGCCTTAAAGTTAATAATCGCGGCGCTTCAACGACCTATTTCCGGTCTGCCAGCGTTTTCATTTGAGCTGCCTACTGGTCCAGAGCCCGCCTCTGCGGAGCTCTCATCCAACATCGAGAGGGGAACGCAATCGGATGGAGACCAAGCGAGCCGATCAGCGGAGCGTCAATCGAACGACGTTCCGGGGGCTGTTCCGGGTCAAGCCACTCGATGCGATTCTCGAAGACGCCGAAGAGCCTGAGCATCAACTAAAGCGCGCGCTCGGTCCCGTCCAACTCACCCTCTTTGGCATAGGCGCGATCATCGGCGCTGGGATATTCGCCACAATCGGTACGGCTGCCGCGGGCGACGCGAACAGGCCAGGCGCGGGACCGGCGCTGATGGTTTCGTTCCTGATCACTGCAATCGTCTGCGCGTTTACCGCGCTCTGCTACGCCGAATTCGCTTCGATGGTCCCGATTTCGGGCTCGGCCTACACATACTCTTACGCGACGCTTGGCGAAGTAATCGCCTGGATCATCGGCTGGGACCTGATCATCGAATACGCGGTTGGAAACATCGCGGTCGCGATAAGCTGGGCGAATTACTTCAAGACGTTGCTCGCCGGTCTGCACATCCCGGGGGTTGCGCCAAGCGGCATCCACATTCCTGATTGGATATCGATGGACTATCGCACCGCGGCGAAGGTGCCTGGAGTCTACGAAAATGCTCCGCACATATTCGGCAAGCCGATAATCTTCAACGTGCTTGCGGTTGCCATCGTCGCCCTCGTCACGATTGTCCTGATCTGGGGCATACGCGAGAGCGCTCGCTTCAACGCGGTGATGGTCGGCATCAAAATCCTGGTGCTCACGTTTTTCATAGTCGTCGGGTTCACTTACGTTCAACCCGCCAACTGGACCCCGTTCAGCCCGACTGGGTTTGCCGGCATCAGCGCGGGCGCCGCCATTGTGTTCTTTGCGTACATCGGCTTCGACGCGGTTTCGACCGTCGCCGAAGAAACCAGGAATCCGCGGCGCAATTTGCCG encodes:
- a CDS encoding alkaline phosphatase family protein is translated as MKTVIIGLDGATFDIINPLASAGRLPVLARLMREGVSAPLRSTILPNSFPGWASCTTGTSEGMHGVFSPFIKNPSKYTVRAMSGRDIMTRPVWDILTEHGGRSIVLNVPTTYPPEPINGLMVTGMLTPGRGSEFTHPASLKSELLAEFPNYVIEPERIPDKHARANEFRRATEVRERALRFLMQRGEWDFLMVVFSVLDRAQHDYWADMDPAHPRHDPKTPPEFREFIHETYQRLDLAVGRLIEQLPAETRVLVVSDHGFCSELFEVRVNELLASAGLLTFKSPASRKSIARVRALKGKIARRISAAVPNGSVLDRKVEYGGGFLEEIDWSRTRAFFSQDKGVWVNLAGRESEGIVSEDAFDSVVEEARSALLQLIAPDDGEPVFERAMRREEAFNGAWSSRLPDLVMVPRRDEYVYNERPSYGEVVVPADSTTGTHSRDGIFIAWGRRIGREASLFNQPNLRDVGPTALASLGCSLTTDMDGRVLTEVFDETMESPRRGTSYKQPAATTSEASVQSVYNAREEAELRERLKALGYIE
- the cysC gene encoding adenylyl-sulfate kinase, which gives rise to MEQKGFTLWFTGLSGAGKTTLARLVESELDARGHRVEVLDGDVIRTNLSKGLGFSKEDRDTNIRRIGFVCNLLTRNGVVAIAAAISPYREVRDELRRDIGAFVEVYVKCPIDVLAKRDVKGLYKKALAGEIKNFTGVDDPYEAPLASEVIVETDRELPEESAARIIAKLENMSLVASAPSSYTEEDEEEVRRRLEAPGYA